The Kaustia mangrovi genome has a segment encoding these proteins:
- a CDS encoding Ldh family oxidoreductase: MADETVSLDVARGFVARALEANRTAPETARLVADALVLAEADGLKGHGLSRLESYAAQALSGKVDGHAEPSVTKTAAASLMVDAAHGFAYPAIGLAIEALKALSGETGIAAAGIRRSHHCGAAGHHVERLARGGLVALMFANTPQAIAPWGGKAGVFGTNPIAFAAPLEGRDPVVVDMSVSKVARGNILKARQEGTPIPEGWAFGPDGEPTTDPESALEGTMAAMGDAKGAALALMVEVLAAGLVGASFAYEASNFFSGDGPPPDTGQLILAFAPAAFAGPAFAERMAALAGAIEAQDGARLPGLRRYENRARAEREGVTIPAALIARFGPV; encoded by the coding sequence ATGGCGGATGAGACAGTCAGCCTGGATGTGGCGCGCGGCTTCGTGGCCCGTGCGCTGGAGGCCAACCGCACGGCGCCTGAGACCGCGCGCCTCGTCGCCGATGCGCTCGTTCTGGCGGAGGCCGACGGGCTGAAGGGGCACGGCCTGTCGCGGCTGGAGAGCTATGCCGCGCAGGCCCTGAGCGGCAAGGTGGACGGCCATGCCGAGCCCTCCGTGACGAAGACGGCCGCCGCCTCGCTCATGGTCGATGCCGCCCATGGCTTCGCCTACCCCGCGATCGGGCTTGCCATCGAGGCGCTCAAGGCGCTGTCGGGCGAGACGGGCATTGCGGCGGCCGGCATCAGGCGGTCGCATCATTGCGGCGCGGCGGGCCACCATGTGGAGCGGCTGGCGCGCGGCGGGCTCGTTGCGCTGATGTTCGCCAACACGCCACAGGCCATCGCCCCCTGGGGCGGCAAGGCGGGCGTGTTCGGCACCAATCCGATCGCCTTTGCCGCGCCGCTCGAGGGCCGCGATCCGGTCGTCGTCGACATGTCGGTCTCCAAGGTCGCGCGCGGCAACATTCTGAAGGCCCGTCAGGAAGGCACGCCGATCCCGGAGGGATGGGCCTTCGGGCCGGACGGCGAGCCGACGACCGATCCTGAAAGCGCGCTGGAGGGCACCATGGCCGCCATGGGCGACGCCAAGGGCGCGGCGCTCGCGCTCATGGTGGAGGTGCTTGCCGCCGGCCTCGTCGGGGCGAGCTTCGCCTATGAGGCCTCGAACTTCTTCTCCGGCGACGGTCCGCCGCCCGATACGGGCCAGCTCATCCTCGCCTTCGCCCCGGCGGCCTTCGCCGGCCCGGCCTTTGCGGAGCGTATGGCCGCCCTTGCGGGCGCCATCGAGGCGCAGGACGGTGCGCGCCTTCCGGGGCTGCGCCGCTACGAGAACCGCGCCCGCGCCGAGCGCGAGGGCGTGACGATCCCGGCCGCCCTCATCGCGCGTTTCGGGCCGGTGTGA
- a CDS encoding hydroxyacid dehydrogenase — translation MADIVITEFMDEAAVALLRERHSVHHDPALADAQERIPAALEGARALIVRNRTGVTVELLDAAPSLEAVGRLGVGLDNIDLAACKARGVAVYPATGANSIAVAEYVIAMALMLVRGAYMANERVIAGDWPREALIGREISGKTMGLVGFGGIAREVASRARALGMAVVAFDPFVPADDPAWTGTERLDLDALVARADVVSLHVPLNAETRDLFGPERIAAMRPGAVLVNSARGGIVDEAALAEALRDGRIGGAALDVFADEPLDAARGALFSGLGNIVLTPHVAGVTEEANVRVSRMTAETILTALEGRTNGG, via the coding sequence ATGGCCGACATTGTGATTACGGAGTTCATGGACGAGGCGGCGGTCGCCCTGCTGAGGGAGCGCCATTCGGTCCATCACGACCCGGCGCTCGCCGACGCGCAGGAGAGGATCCCGGCCGCGCTTGAGGGCGCGCGGGCGCTCATCGTGCGCAACCGCACCGGGGTGACCGTGGAGCTCTTGGACGCCGCGCCGTCGCTGGAGGCGGTGGGGCGGCTGGGCGTCGGGCTCGACAATATCGACCTTGCCGCCTGCAAGGCGCGCGGGGTCGCGGTCTATCCGGCGACCGGGGCGAACAGCATCGCGGTCGCCGAATATGTGATCGCGATGGCGCTCATGCTCGTGCGCGGCGCCTATATGGCGAACGAGCGGGTCATCGCCGGGGACTGGCCGCGCGAGGCGCTGATCGGGCGCGAGATCTCCGGCAAGACCATGGGGCTCGTCGGCTTTGGCGGCATCGCGCGCGAGGTCGCGTCGCGGGCGCGGGCGCTCGGCATGGCGGTCGTGGCCTTCGATCCCTTCGTGCCGGCAGACGATCCGGCCTGGACCGGCACCGAACGGCTCGATCTCGACGCGCTCGTGGCGCGCGCCGATGTGGTGAGCCTCCATGTGCCGCTCAACGCGGAGACGCGCGATCTCTTCGGGCCGGAGCGGATCGCCGCGATGAGGCCCGGCGCGGTGCTCGTCAACAGCGCGCGCGGCGGGATCGTCGACGAGGCCGCCCTGGCCGAAGCGCTGAGGGATGGCCGGATCGGCGGGGCCGCCCTCGACGTCTTCGCCGACGAACCGCTCGACGCAGCGCGCGGCGCGCTGTTCTCCGGCCTCGGCAATATCGTCCTCACACCGCATGTCGCCGGGGTGACGGAGGAGGCGAATGTGCGTGTGAGCCGGATGACGGCGGAGACGATCCTGACGGCGCTGGAGGGCCGGACGAATGGCGGATGA
- a CDS encoding enolase C-terminal domain-like protein — MRITDIRHVSAPLASEMSNAFISFKTMTTNVVAVETDVVRDGERVTGYGFSSNGRYAQPGLLASRFLPRLHEADPASLLDETGENVDPQAVWRTLMANEKPGGHGERSFCIGALDMAVWDLHAKLAGKPLWTILSERYNGGRYDEAVLVYPGGGYYRADKDIEQLVAEMRGYRDAGYRICKMKVGGLSLADDLKRIEAAAEALGSGETLAVDANGRFALEEAIAFANAVEPFRLAWFEEPGDPLDYHLNAELVGHYPHAIATGENLFSHQDMNNLLRFGGLRPDVDWAQPDPSLCYGLTETLVMLDEAERLGWSRRRFLPHGGHQLGLNMAAGLQLGGTESYPGVFAPYGGFADDIPIVDGHVTLPRDQPGIGMELKPALMDEMRKRLELD; from the coding sequence ATGAGAATAACCGACATACGCCACGTCTCCGCCCCGCTCGCCTCGGAGATGTCGAACGCCTTCATCTCGTTCAAGACCATGACCACCAATGTGGTGGCGGTCGAGACGGATGTCGTGCGCGACGGCGAGCGGGTCACGGGCTACGGCTTCTCTTCCAACGGGCGCTATGCCCAGCCGGGGCTGCTCGCCTCGCGCTTCCTGCCGCGCCTCCACGAGGCCGATCCCGCCTCGCTCCTCGACGAGACAGGCGAGAATGTCGACCCGCAGGCGGTCTGGCGCACGCTCATGGCGAACGAGAAGCCGGGCGGGCACGGCGAGCGCTCCTTCTGCATCGGCGCGCTCGACATGGCGGTCTGGGACCTCCATGCGAAGCTGGCCGGCAAACCGCTCTGGACGATCCTGTCGGAGCGCTACAATGGCGGTCGGTACGACGAGGCGGTGCTGGTCTATCCCGGCGGCGGCTATTACCGGGCCGACAAGGATATCGAGCAGCTCGTCGCGGAGATGCGCGGCTACCGCGATGCGGGCTATCGCATCTGCAAGATGAAGGTGGGCGGCCTTTCGCTGGCCGACGACCTGAAGCGTATCGAGGCGGCGGCGGAGGCTCTGGGCTCGGGCGAAACCCTCGCCGTCGACGCCAATGGCCGGTTCGCGCTCGAGGAGGCCATCGCCTTCGCCAACGCCGTCGAGCCCTTCCGCCTCGCCTGGTTCGAGGAGCCGGGCGACCCGCTCGACTATCACCTGAATGCCGAGCTCGTCGGGCACTATCCCCATGCCATCGCGACGGGCGAGAACCTGTTCTCACATCAGGACATGAACAACCTGCTGCGCTTCGGCGGCTTGCGCCCGGATGTCGACTGGGCCCAGCCCGACCCGTCGCTGTGCTACGGCCTCACCGAGACGCTCGTCATGCTGGACGAGGCGGAAAGGCTCGGCTGGTCGAGGCGGCGCTTCCTGCCCCATGGCGGCCACCAACTCGGCCTCAACATGGCGGCGGGCCTGCAGCTCGGCGGCACCGAATCCTATCCCGGCGTGTTCGCGCCCTATGGGGGCTTTGCCGACGATATCCCCATTGTCGACGGCCATGTGACCCTGCCTCGGGACCAGCCGGGCATCGGCATGGAGCTCAAGCCCGCCCTGATGGACGAAATGAGAAAACGGCTCGAACTGGATTGA
- a CDS encoding tripartite tricarboxylate transporter TctB family protein: MQTEQTDRLDSRGIAAAAVFVLAGAVALWDTTSYSDVDSAVFPRTVAIGLIVFSVSYIVYAFIRRGRRVQPSGGSSARRVALVAVMLGAVAAMPWIGFILSGLAAFFCLTLAAMYDPWTRGRMVLYPLVGAVIVIGFFALFRYGFLVPLPEGRLF; encoded by the coding sequence ATGCAGACTGAGCAGACCGACAGGCTCGATAGTCGCGGCATCGCGGCGGCGGCGGTCTTCGTGCTCGCCGGCGCGGTGGCACTGTGGGACACGACAAGCTATTCCGACGTCGATTCGGCCGTCTTTCCGCGGACCGTGGCCATCGGCCTCATCGTCTTTTCGGTGAGCTATATCGTCTATGCCTTCATCCGGCGCGGCCGGCGCGTCCAGCCCTCCGGCGGGTCTTCCGCGCGCCGGGTGGCGCTCGTCGCCGTCATGCTCGGCGCGGTCGCCGCCATGCCGTGGATCGGCTTCATCCTCTCCGGCCTCGCCGCCTTCTTCTGCCTGACGCTCGCGGCGATGTACGATCCCTGGACCAGGGGGCGCATGGTCCTCTATCCGCTCGTCGGCGCGGTCATCGTCATCGGCTTCTTCGCCCTGTTCCGCTACGGCTTCCTCGTCCCGCTGCCCGAAGGGCGGCTCTTCTAG
- a CDS encoding tripartite tricarboxylate transporter permease, translating into MFAEHFAQALTPLNIVFALFGVAAGTIIGSIPGLTATMAVAVLVPLTFTLDPASALILLGAIYTGAIYGGAYSAILLNTPGTPSAIATTFDGYPMAKRGDGDLAVTISCLASVVGGLVGAAFLLTLSPPLSEVALAFGPVEYFWLAIFGLSLISALSAGALAKGLMGAALGLLLSCIGVAEISADVRLTFGSQTMIGGIEVVSALIGLYCIPVLIDLVATPDRHLKVETEARGFRLAEALRLVWREKVNLIRSSVIGTVVGILPGAGGSVAGLVSYSEARRTAKPGQEYGKGEPGGIMATESANNATVGGGFIPTLVLGIPGTPPDAVILGALLVQGIRTGPQLFEAQGSIVYTFIAGLFLATALMLPVGLLIGRYAYKTIVTLPKALLVPSVAFMTIIGSYAIRNSVSDVMIMIVLGTLGWVLSRAGIAASPIVLGIILGPIAEQGFVQAWTIGSATGDLWGMFFGRPISLGIIAFTLVSLFYPLMKGRFARWRMRHAD; encoded by the coding sequence ATGTTTGCAGAGCACTTCGCTCAGGCCCTGACGCCACTCAATATCGTCTTCGCGCTGTTCGGCGTGGCGGCCGGCACGATCATCGGGTCGATCCCGGGGCTGACCGCGACCATGGCGGTGGCGGTCCTCGTTCCGCTCACCTTCACGCTCGATCCGGCCTCCGCGCTCATCCTCCTGGGGGCGATCTATACCGGCGCGATCTATGGCGGGGCCTATTCCGCCATCCTGCTCAACACGCCGGGCACGCCGTCGGCCATCGCCACGACCTTCGACGGCTATCCCATGGCCAAGCGCGGCGATGGCGACCTGGCGGTGACGATCTCCTGCCTGGCGAGCGTGGTGGGCGGGCTTGTCGGCGCCGCCTTCCTGCTCACCCTGTCGCCGCCCCTGTCGGAGGTCGCGCTGGCCTTCGGGCCGGTGGAGTATTTCTGGCTCGCGATCTTTGGCCTGTCGCTCATTTCCGCCTTGTCGGCGGGGGCGCTCGCCAAGGGCCTGATGGGCGCGGCCTTGGGGCTTCTCCTGTCCTGCATCGGCGTTGCGGAGATCAGCGCCGATGTGCGCCTGACCTTCGGCAGCCAGACCATGATCGGCGGCATCGAGGTGGTCTCGGCCCTTATCGGCCTCTACTGCATCCCGGTGCTGATCGACCTCGTCGCCACGCCCGACAGGCACCTGAAGGTCGAGACGGAGGCGCGCGGCTTCCGGCTGGCCGAGGCGCTGCGCCTCGTCTGGCGCGAGAAGGTCAACCTCATCCGCAGCTCGGTCATCGGCACGGTGGTCGGCATCCTGCCCGGCGCCGGCGGCTCGGTGGCGGGGCTCGTCTCCTATTCGGAGGCGCGGCGCACCGCCAAGCCCGGCCAGGAGTACGGCAAGGGCGAGCCGGGCGGCATCATGGCCACGGAATCGGCCAACAACGCCACCGTGGGCGGCGGCTTCATCCCGACGCTCGTGCTGGGCATTCCGGGCACGCCGCCGGACGCGGTCATCCTCGGCGCGCTTCTGGTGCAGGGCATCCGCACCGGCCCGCAGCTCTTCGAGGCGCAGGGCTCCATCGTCTACACCTTCATCGCCGGGCTGTTCCTGGCGACCGCCCTCATGCTGCCCGTCGGCCTCCTGATCGGGCGCTATGCCTACAAGACCATCGTGACGCTGCCCAAGGCGCTGCTCGTGCCGTCCGTCGCCTTCATGACCATCATCGGCAGCTACGCGATCCGCAACTCGGTCTCCGACGTCATGATCATGATCGTGCTCGGCACCCTCGGCTGGGTGCTGTCGCGCGCCGGCATCGCGGCCTCGCCCATCGTGCTCGGCATTATCCTGGGTCCCATCGCCGAGCAGGGCTTCGTGCAGGCCTGGACCATCGGCTCGGCGACGGGCGATCTCTGGGGCATGTTCTTCGGCCGGCCCATCTCGCTCGGCATCATCGCCTTCACCCTGGTCTCGCTGTTCTACCCGCTCATGAAGGGGCGGTTCGCGCGCTGGAGGATGCGTCATGCAGACTGA